In Wolinella succinogenes DSM 1740, a single genomic region encodes these proteins:
- the tkt gene encoding transketolase, with protein sequence MNALLQEQDLPVLELMAKTVRFLAADMVQAANSGHPGAPMGLADVVSVLSFHLRHSPKNPQWLNRDRLVFSGGHASAMIYSLLHLWGYDLPLEELKRFRQKDSKTPGHPEFGHTAGVEITTGPLGQGVANAVGFAMASKYAAHLLNSEETTLIDHKVYCLCGDGDLEEGISYEACSLAGHHQLDNLILIYDSNNITIEGELSLAFSEDVKGRFEAQGWEVFEVCGHDVLAIHKVFSEAKRADKPVLIIAKTTIAKGCKTMEGYAKTHGAPLGEEEIRASKEKNGFDPSEKFYIPEAALLRFRNALEMGETMENLWNEKLQKAPKEKKQLLEQLLSPDFSAVDFPVFEEGKKIATRSSNGEILNRLSSALPGFIGGSADLAPSNNTDLKGAGNFPMGKNFHFGIREHSMAAITNAIANYGLFMPFCATFFVFSDYMAPSVRVASIMGAKNYFIWTHDSIGVGEDGATHQPIEQLTHFRAMPGLYLFRPADANENVACWQVALRLKAPCAFVLSRQNLPVLPRVESEKVAKGAYTIRACENPAIVLLATGSEVSLALETAEVLAKEGVSVNVVSAPCFDLLVAQDKRYLRSLFPEGAKVIAIEASRGLEWYRFADEVIGMDSFGASAPGDELFAHFGFTVENLLSKAKELLGR encoded by the coding sequence ATGAATGCACTCCTTCAAGAGCAAGACCTGCCTGTTTTAGAGTTGATGGCCAAGACCGTCCGATTCCTCGCTGCCGATATGGTTCAAGCTGCCAATAGCGGGCATCCCGGAGCCCCCATGGGATTGGCCGATGTGGTGAGCGTCCTCTCCTTTCACCTGCGCCACTCTCCTAAAAATCCCCAGTGGCTCAATCGCGATCGTCTCGTCTTTAGCGGGGGTCATGCAAGTGCGATGATCTATTCGCTCCTCCATCTTTGGGGCTATGATCTGCCCCTAGAGGAGCTCAAGCGATTTCGCCAAAAAGATTCCAAGACGCCCGGTCACCCTGAGTTTGGACATACAGCGGGTGTAGAGATCACCACGGGACCTCTAGGGCAGGGCGTGGCCAATGCAGTGGGCTTTGCAATGGCGTCTAAATATGCCGCTCACCTGCTCAATAGCGAAGAAACAACGCTCATTGATCATAAGGTCTATTGTCTTTGTGGTGATGGAGATTTGGAGGAGGGAATCAGCTATGAGGCCTGCTCTCTAGCGGGACACCACCAATTGGACAATTTGATTCTCATTTATGATTCTAACAATATCACCATTGAGGGCGAGCTCTCTTTGGCCTTTAGCGAAGATGTGAAGGGGCGATTTGAGGCGCAAGGATGGGAGGTCTTTGAGGTGTGCGGTCATGACGTTTTGGCGATTCATAAAGTGTTTAGCGAGGCCAAGCGAGCGGATAAACCTGTGCTCATCATCGCCAAGACTACGATTGCTAAAGGGTGCAAGACAATGGAGGGGTATGCTAAAACGCATGGAGCACCCCTAGGCGAGGAGGAGATTCGTGCCTCTAAGGAGAAAAACGGCTTTGACCCAAGCGAGAAGTTCTATATCCCTGAGGCGGCTCTTTTGCGTTTTAGGAATGCTCTTGAGATGGGGGAGACGATGGAGAATCTCTGGAATGAGAAACTCCAAAAGGCCCCAAAAGAGAAGAAACAACTCCTTGAGCAGCTCCTCTCCCCTGATTTCTCGGCGGTCGATTTCCCCGTTTTTGAAGAGGGCAAAAAGATCGCCACGCGAAGTAGCAATGGAGAGATTCTCAATCGCCTCTCTAGTGCTCTTCCGGGCTTTATCGGGGGGAGTGCTGATCTAGCCCCCTCTAACAACACCGACCTTAAAGGGGCGGGCAACTTCCCTATGGGGAAAAATTTCCACTTTGGAATCAGGGAGCACTCTATGGCGGCGATCACTAATGCGATTGCCAATTATGGGCTCTTTATGCCTTTTTGCGCGACCTTTTTTGTCTTTAGCGACTACATGGCGCCCTCAGTGAGGGTCGCCTCCATCATGGGTGCGAAAAATTACTTCATTTGGACGCACGATAGCATCGGCGTAGGCGAAGATGGAGCGACTCACCAGCCTATTGAGCAGCTCACCCACTTCCGTGCCATGCCTGGACTCTATCTCTTTAGACCCGCTGATGCCAATGAAAATGTCGCCTGCTGGCAGGTCGCCCTCCGCCTCAAAGCCCCTTGCGCCTTCGTCCTCTCCAGGCAGAATCTCCCCGTGCTTCCAAGGGTTGAGAGTGAGAAAGTGGCCAAGGGAGCCTACACGATTAGGGCGTGTGAAAATCCAGCGATCGTGCTTCTAGCCACGGGTAGCGAGGTCTCTCTTGCTCTGGAGACGGCGGAAGTTTTGGCCAAAGAGGGGGTGAGTGTTAATGTGGTGAGCGCCCCTTGCTTTGATCTTTTGGTCGCACAGGATAAGCGCTATCTCCGCTCCCTCTTTCCTGAAGGAGCCAAGGTGATCGCCATCGAGGCCTCTAGGGGATTGGAGTGGTATCGTTTTGCGGATGAGGTGATAGGAATGGATAGCTTTGGCGCTTCAGCCCCTGGGGATGAGCTTTTTGCACACTTTGGATTCACAGTGGAGAATCTTCTCTCCAAAGCCAAAGAGCTTTTGGGACGCTAA